In the Stegostoma tigrinum isolate sSteTig4 chromosome 42, sSteTig4.hap1, whole genome shotgun sequence genome, cagaggtggtagaggttggcacaattacaacatttaaaaggcatctgtaggGGTGCATGAATAAggagggttcagagggatatgggccaaatgggactagattaatttaggatatctgtccAGCATGatcgagttggactgaaggttatgttttgtttttgtacaattgTATGACTACGAGTTTTCCTCCTATTCACATCACACTCAGTAGCCTATATTTTCTTTCTGAATAATGGTACTGGACTAACTGTTCTCCACTCTTTCAGCATCTCTGCTTTTCTTTATTTCACCcataggatgtgggtatcactggctgggccagcatttattgtctatccctaatttcccagagggcagtgaagagtcaaccactttgcagagactctggagtcacatgtaggccacatcaGGGAAGCTGACAGACTTCTTTCcctgaagagcattagtgaaccagataggcttttctAATATTTAATAACAATTTTatagtcatcgttagactcttaacttcatattctttattgaattcaaattccatcatctgcaatggtgggatttgaacccaggtccacggAACATTAGCTGAGCTCTTGGATTAATAATCTCGGGTTGATACCAGTAGGCCTCCCTGACACCCCTGTGTTCAGAGAGAATTGAACATTAATGTCATAAcccctgcaatctcctcccttaaCTCTCAGGGCAATATAGGAATCATCTTAACTGGCCCTGGGAATCTATCCAATTTTAAGTGGTAAAACCATTCGTACTCAATTGTAATTCGTTCACTGATATCACAGACCTCTTGCCTGATTTCTGTGCCAACATCGTTTTCCTCTACTGTGAATACAGATATAATGTACTCATTAAAAACACTATCTTTGTCTCCCAATTACACCTGCAGTTTGCTCACTAGACTGTTAATGGACCCGGAAAGAGAATACCTTAGGGGTCATCTGTGATTTGAATCCAGGACCTCTTACATTCTCCAATCGCCTAAGCTAAAACCATACTCCTAGGACAATGGACCAGCAACCTTCCATGTCTAATAACTACAAGGGGAGGTTAGTGGCAATTTCTTGGgaacagtccatatcacagtaaaAGAGGTGTCGggagtattagaatgtatgacagtggataaatcacctggtcctgaccagatatgaCCTAGAACCCTGCAGGAGGCgagagaagaaattgcaaggGGCCCTgtctgatatatttgcatcatggTTAGCCACAGGTGAcgtccagaagactggagagtagcaaatgttgtgcccttattcaagaagggctacaAAGAAAAACATGGGAATTATAGACGAGGAAGCTTAACGTCTGTCGTAGGTAGGTTACTTTAGAAGATGCCGTGGCATGCATTTAggaagacagggtttgattaggagtagttagcatggcttcacatatgggagatcatgcctcacaaatttgtcaAGAGTTTTTTGATGAAATGgtcaggaaggttgatgagggcaggacgGTAGGTatagtctgcatggattttagaaAGGCCTTCTATGAACAACAAACTAAGAAGAACAGTACTAAATCAGGACTATACACTGCTGCTTTGGAGAAATAAAGCAGCAATGATTTTTAATAACAATTTCTTCCTATTCTGACTCCCTGTTTGCAAAAAGTCACTGTTTGCTCCTTACCCCCACAATATTACAATTTTTCATAcattttgtaatcaacctgttcagagatgttaatatAGACCTGCAGAGCAGGTGGAAACTAAACTGGCTCTCCTTTGGGAGGGTCACTATCACAGAACCACATTCATTATTACAGATATTGAATGAACACTTTGACAGTAAAGCAACAATGGATGAAAGGAGAGGAATGATGGTGAGGTCCAGTTAGCCCTTGTCAGTGTACATGTGAAAACCAATAGTGTTTTTGGAAGATGTCACCGAGTAGAGGTTGGGATTTGACAGCAGATGCAAAGGCAAGAGGGACAATACAGGAGAAAGAGAATCATGAACAATATCAGCGAACGTAGAAAAATTTGTGGTCAACAGTTCACTGGAAACAGTAGATGGATCTCATACACAAGATAAAAACTGACAGACTAGGAAGGATACAGGAGAGTAACTGGAAAAAGATCCAGGTTCAGAGATCAGTCAAgaaagataaatgtgaggtattgcactttggtaaaacaaacaaaagcaagacATATACAATTAAAAGCAGGGCTTGGGTAGTGTTCTAGAAGAGGGATCTAGGGGTTTGGGCACATTATTCTTGAAGGgtcattaagaaggcatttagcttgTTTACCTTCATCGCTCAGATCTTTGAATAAAGGAATTGGGGCATTACACAGAATATTAGTGAGGCctttttctggagtactgtgtctggttctggttgccctgttataggaaggatattattaagctagtgCAGAAGATATTTAACAGTAAAGGAAGATTtgattataaggagagactggataggctgagattttTTTCTACTGGAGCATAGgcggttgaggggtaaccttatagaggtttataaaatcatgagatgtctagataaggtgaatggcaggtgccttttccccaGTTGGAGGATTTTGAGACcagaaggcatatttttaaggtgataggaaaAAAGATATAGGAGAGACATTCTGGGCAATTTTTTTGTTACatgagtggttcatgtgtagaatgaatttccagagtgagtggtggatacaggtacagttataatgtttaaaaatacatttgggtaagtatataagaaatgtttggaaggatatgggccaagtgcaggcagtcaaactagtttagtttgggatcgtGGTTGTCATGGACTGGTTGAGccaaaggatctgcttccatgcaGTACGACTACAGCCTTATTGACATTTTCACTGGTGAGCGACTGGAAAGGAAACAGATGGCACAAGCAGCTAGTTGGATTGTCGCAATTTAGTGTCAAAGAAGTTAATGAACTCCTTGCGCTTGTTGTTAGAGGTAAGGATGGTGAAGagaggggagatggagagccttTCAAAAGGAACTGATGTGTTTGAGATATTGAAAATTCAACACATTGCATTTAACAAAAAGCTGATTTTATTTGTCTTTTAGGCAGCTTATATCAGTGTAACAGGTCTGGTGTTTACCATCAGCAACAACAGAACCAATGAATGTGATTAATTGCAAGATCCTATCATTTTAGTTActtgtgaactcgctggtgtctcagcaagtTGGATGACTGAGTAAATCTCCTCCCACATGTAGCgcagatgaatggtctctccccggtGTGGATTCGCTGGTGTGCAGTGAGTTGAGATGATTGCCTGAACCCAGTCCCACAGTGAGAACACCTGaaaggtctctcgtcagtgtgaacacgttgatgatACATAAGGTCCCCAGAGcttttaaagcacttcccacagtttgggcatttaaaaggtctgttGTTAGTATGTGcacgttgatgggacatcagtcCACTTGAGCTTGTATAGCATTTCTCACAGTCCGGACATTTGAAAGGTCTCTTCCCAGTGTGGACTCGCTGATGTATCAGCAGGTTGGATgaccgagtgaatcccttcccacattcagagcaagtgaatggtctgtccccGGTGTGAGTGCGCTGGTGTACAGCAAGGTGAGATGAATGCTTGAACCCTgtcccacagtgagagcacctgaatggtctctCGTTAGTGTGAACACGCTGGTGGCGCATCAACTCCCGAGAACTTTTAtagtttctcccacagtccaggcatttaaaaggtctcttgtcagtgtgaacaagttgatgggacatcagttccCTTAAACTTTTAAAGCACTTCTGACAATCTGAGCATTGAAAGGGTCTCTTGTTGGTGTGAATGTGTTGATGGCGCATCAGTTCGCTGGAACTTttatagcacttcccacagtctgagcatttaaaaggtctATCCTGAGTGTGAACTTGTCGGTGGGTAAGCAGgtgggatgactgagtgaatcccttcgtACATATGGCACatgtgaatggcctctccccagtgtgactgcgttgaTGAATTTCCAGCTCAGACGGGTAACTGAAACTCTCCTTGCAGTACCCACACTTCCACGGTTTCTCCCCAGTCTGCTTGAGAATGGAGCTTTTC is a window encoding:
- the LOC125449326 gene encoding gastrula zinc finger protein XlCGF17.1-like; the encoded protein is MEEKSSILKQTGEKPWKCGYCKESFSYPSELEIHQRSHTGERPFTCAICTKGFTQSSHLLTHRQVHTQDRPFKCSDCGKCYKSSSELMRHQHIHTNKRPFQCSDCQKCFKSLRELMSHQLVHTDKRPFKCLDCGRNYKSSRELMRHQRVHTNERPFRCSHCGTGFKHSSHLAVHQRTHTGDRPFTCSECGKGFTRSSNLLIHQRVHTGKRPFKCPDCEKCYTSSSGLMSHQRAHTNNRPFKCPNCGKCFKSSGDLMYHQRVHTDERPFRCSHCGTGFRQSSQLTAHQRIHTGERPFICATCGRRFTQSSNLLRHQRVHK